In a genomic window of Glaciimonas sp. PCH181:
- a CDS encoding EAL domain-containing protein yields MFRSGRPFFFPFAAVSGLVLGLAITLAGFVGVRYLERQKMQSDFSQSANNHLRAVKQGFEGVVYKLRTVAQLFAVVDSVSRTQFHDFAAPLLTRSSYIQALSFQRLISPSQRVAYEVEMRKQFPDFFIREMTGTDAEPGLASISSASAAFNSGNTPYRVVDYIEPMSGNEAAFGLNMANNPAQIEAIERARDTGLPSATNVYSLAQPRAYKWGLAILMPIYQRAAILNSVVDRRLAVTGYASVVLRVEEVVGKMLAKEDNDGSEGKVVLNVYASATPDPSRLVYRSVNQDGAAISGKSGSMLSAWLFQDQSASIAHRFDIAGKPWYMIAITPQVNVVRDHLGSLLVLIAGSLLSLFGASYMYVVTRRSLRIQRLIAVRMQQVQRANELMKEDNVARKRAELALQLCERAIEASAHAIIIISATLPDQPVEYVNPAFERITGYVGDEVIGRNISMLHRTDSDQAGIQEIRSALKEHRSANAIFRSYHKDGTLFWNDMYVAPVKDDADNVSHFVVALYDITEMKRYEAELEHQAQYDPLTGLVNRNVLSDRLSQAIAYGARYNYQVWVLFVDLDRFKFVNDTLGHNAGDKVLKKVATLLKTFTREGDTIARLGSDEFVLILPEGDDGAHGLSVKLIQRMMEAIERPLEIEGKNFFLTCSVGVAVYPNDGQEAEILLKHADIAMYRAKELGNNNYQFYTAKMNERALERLRIEGDLRSALDRNEFILHYQPQIDLRTGQIIGMEALIRWVHPTLGLVSPARFIDLAEETGLIVQIGAWVLRTACEYTKALQSQGLGYLRISVNLSVRQFYQHNLVESVAKMLDETGLAPRYLELELTESLVMTDVQLAVSILQHLKLVGVKLSIDDFGTGYSSLAYLKRFPIDALKIDQSFVRDITRDQDDAAIVASIISLAHNLRLQVIAEGVETREQLSYLQLHHCDEVQGYYFSPGITGEAFETMLREGKSLSSIA; encoded by the coding sequence ATGTTTCGAAGTGGCAGGCCATTCTTTTTTCCCTTTGCTGCCGTATCAGGACTGGTACTCGGCCTTGCTATTACGCTCGCTGGATTCGTCGGCGTGCGCTATCTCGAACGTCAAAAAATGCAGTCTGACTTTAGTCAGAGCGCGAACAATCATTTGCGTGCCGTGAAGCAGGGTTTTGAAGGGGTGGTATACAAACTTCGCACAGTGGCACAGCTATTTGCCGTCGTTGATAGTGTCAGCCGCACGCAATTCCATGACTTTGCCGCACCGTTATTAACGCGCTCGTCGTATATTCAGGCACTTAGTTTTCAGCGTTTGATTTCGCCATCTCAACGCGTGGCTTACGAAGTTGAAATGCGCAAGCAGTTTCCCGATTTCTTTATCCGCGAAATGACCGGTACCGATGCAGAACCCGGTTTGGCTAGCATATCCAGCGCATCCGCCGCATTCAATTCCGGCAATACTCCCTATCGTGTAGTTGACTACATCGAGCCGATGTCGGGCAACGAAGCGGCATTCGGTCTTAATATGGCCAATAATCCTGCACAGATAGAGGCCATTGAACGCGCTCGCGATACCGGTCTGCCCTCAGCCACCAACGTTTATAGTCTTGCGCAACCAAGGGCATATAAATGGGGGCTTGCTATTCTGATGCCGATTTATCAACGCGCGGCGATCCTCAACTCGGTGGTGGACAGACGATTAGCCGTCACGGGATACGCCAGTGTAGTTCTGCGTGTCGAGGAGGTAGTTGGAAAGATGCTGGCCAAAGAGGATAACGATGGATCAGAAGGCAAGGTAGTCTTAAATGTCTACGCCAGTGCAACCCCAGATCCCTCGCGTTTGGTTTATCGCAGCGTGAACCAAGATGGTGCGGCTATCTCTGGCAAGTCGGGCAGCATGTTATCAGCGTGGCTTTTTCAGGATCAGTCAGCGTCTATTGCGCACCGTTTCGACATTGCCGGAAAGCCATGGTATATGATCGCCATCACGCCACAGGTTAATGTGGTGAGGGATCACCTCGGATCATTGCTAGTGCTGATCGCGGGCAGTCTATTAAGCTTATTCGGGGCTTCGTACATGTACGTTGTGACGAGGCGGTCATTGCGCATTCAACGATTGATTGCGGTACGCATGCAGCAAGTACAACGGGCGAACGAATTGATGAAAGAAGATAACGTGGCCCGAAAACGTGCAGAGCTCGCTCTGCAATTATGTGAGCGTGCTATTGAGGCCAGCGCACACGCCATTATCATCATCAGCGCGACGCTACCGGATCAGCCGGTCGAGTATGTCAATCCAGCATTTGAGCGCATTACCGGTTACGTGGGCGATGAAGTTATTGGCCGCAATATCTCGATGCTGCATCGCACTGACAGCGATCAGGCAGGGATTCAGGAAATTCGCTCGGCGCTCAAAGAGCACCGCAGCGCCAATGCAATATTTCGTAGTTATCATAAAGACGGCACACTGTTCTGGAATGACATGTACGTCGCGCCAGTCAAAGATGACGCCGATAACGTCAGCCATTTTGTCGTCGCTTTGTATGACATCACGGAGATGAAGCGCTATGAGGCGGAACTGGAGCATCAGGCCCAGTACGATCCTCTGACCGGTCTGGTCAATCGTAACGTCCTGAGTGATCGGCTGAGTCAGGCGATCGCCTACGGCGCACGTTACAACTATCAGGTCTGGGTATTGTTTGTCGATCTGGATCGTTTTAAATTCGTTAATGACACCTTAGGCCATAACGCTGGCGATAAAGTCCTGAAGAAAGTCGCCACGCTGCTTAAAACATTCACGCGTGAAGGCGATACCATTGCGCGCCTTGGCAGCGATGAGTTTGTCTTGATTTTGCCGGAAGGTGACGATGGCGCCCATGGCCTAAGCGTTAAGCTGATACAGCGGATGATGGAAGCGATAGAACGGCCGTTGGAAATTGAAGGAAAAAATTTCTTCCTGACTTGCAGCGTCGGCGTTGCGGTGTATCCGAATGACGGTCAGGAAGCAGAAATTCTGTTGAAACATGCCGATATCGCCATGTATCGCGCCAAGGAACTGGGTAATAACAACTATCAGTTCTACACCGCCAAAATGAATGAGCGTGCGCTGGAAAGGTTGCGCATTGAAGGCGATTTGCGCAGCGCGTTGGATCGCAACGAATTCATCTTGCATTACCAGCCTCAGATCGATTTGCGTACCGGCCAGATTATCGGTATGGAAGCGTTGATTCGCTGGGTGCATCCGACGCTGGGGCTGGTATCTCCTGCACGATTTATCGATCTGGCGGAGGAGACCGGCCTCATCGTACAGATTGGTGCCTGGGTTTTGCGCACAGCTTGCGAATACACCAAAGCTTTACAAAGTCAGGGACTGGGATATTTACGGATATCGGTCAACTTATCGGTTCGTCAGTTTTATCAACACAATCTGGTTGAGTCGGTGGCCAAGATGTTAGATGAAACCGGTCTGGCACCGCGTTATCTGGAGCTTGAGTTAACTGAAAGTCTGGTCATGACCGACGTCCAGTTAGCGGTCAGCATCCTTCAGCATTTGAAATTGGTCGGCGTCAAATTATCGATTGACGATTTTGGGACCGGCTATTCGAGTCTCGCCTATCTAAAGCGTTTCCCCATCGATGCCCTCAAGATCGATCAGTCGTTTGTCCGTGATATCACCCGCGATCAGGACGATGCGGCGATCGTCGCATCGATCATCTCATTAGCGCATAACCTACGCCTGCAAGTCATTGCCGAGGGCGTTGAAACCCGCGAACAACTGTCTTACTTGCAGCTTCACCACTGTGATGAAGTCCAGGGGTATTATTTCAGTCCCGGCATCACTGGCGAAGCCTTTGAAACGATGCTGCGAGAAGGTAAATCGTTATCGTCAATTGCTTAG
- a CDS encoding DUF3579 domain-containing protein — protein MADITEPSNAPAREFFIQGITSDGRQFRPSDWAERLCGAMSCFRPEGSGGRNAHLQYSPYVRPALLNGVRSVVVNEDLREIEPLAYHFVVNFAKDNDLQIVHACLLPEVDQSVIELPKTP, from the coding sequence ATGGCCGATATTACTGAACCCTCTAACGCGCCTGCCCGTGAATTTTTTATTCAGGGAATCACTTCCGATGGAAGACAGTTTCGCCCCAGTGACTGGGCGGAGCGATTGTGTGGCGCGATGTCATGTTTTCGTCCCGAAGGAAGTGGCGGACGGAACGCACATTTGCAATATTCTCCCTATGTCCGGCCTGCCTTATTGAATGGCGTCCGTTCGGTCGTGGTAAATGAAGATTTACGCGAGATTGAGCCTTTGGCCTATCATTTTGTCGTTAATTTTGCCAAAGATAATGATTTGCAAATAGTGCACGCATGCTTGCTGCCCGAAGTTGATCAATCCGTTATAGAGCTGCCGAAAACCCCTTGA
- a CDS encoding CobD/CbiB family protein: MTFLSILFALLIEQLKPLRADNPVYTWVKHFALRMEVWFNAGQARHGRLGWFCMMLALMVPTALIYWLCMHIGAWAALIWNVVIVYLTLGFRHYSHYFTSIQLALNTGDDATARSLLAEWTKQDTTDMEVGEISRIAVEKALITTHRNVFGVFFWFLMPLGPACAVMYRIAEYLARAWNEPDHMKNEEFGSFAAQAFYWIDWIPARLTAAAFAVVGNFEDAIFAWRNFADRWKNETDGIILSSGGGAMGVLLGTPDENASAFLPIDAAIVDSTGVETDSPPGDAPTPRALQSTVGLVWRALLLWMFLLLLISVAVWLG, encoded by the coding sequence ATGACTTTTCTCTCTATTCTGTTTGCATTGCTAATAGAACAACTCAAGCCGCTTCGTGCGGATAATCCGGTGTATACCTGGGTCAAGCATTTTGCATTAAGGATGGAAGTCTGGTTCAATGCCGGTCAAGCACGTCATGGTCGTCTTGGCTGGTTTTGCATGATGCTGGCTTTGATGGTCCCCACCGCGCTAATTTATTGGCTATGCATGCACATCGGTGCATGGGCGGCACTTATCTGGAACGTCGTCATTGTTTATTTGACGTTAGGATTCCGGCATTACAGCCATTATTTCACCTCTATCCAACTAGCACTAAATACCGGCGACGATGCTACGGCGCGTAGTTTATTGGCGGAGTGGACCAAGCAAGATACAACCGATATGGAAGTTGGTGAAATTTCTCGTATTGCGGTCGAAAAGGCGTTAATTACCACGCATCGAAACGTGTTCGGCGTATTTTTCTGGTTTTTGATGCCATTAGGCCCTGCTTGCGCAGTGATGTATCGGATTGCTGAGTACTTGGCACGCGCCTGGAATGAGCCGGATCACATGAAAAATGAAGAGTTTGGTAGCTTCGCGGCGCAGGCTTTTTATTGGATCGACTGGATTCCTGCAAGACTGACTGCCGCTGCTTTTGCCGTCGTTGGTAATTTTGAAGACGCGATTTTTGCGTGGCGTAACTTTGCCGATCGTTGGAAAAATGAAACCGATGGCATCATTCTTTCCTCCGGTGGTGGTGCAATGGGCGTGCTGCTAGGAACGCCAGATGAAAATGCCAGTGCTTTTCTCCCCATTGATGCTGCAATTGTTGATTCAACCGGCGTTGAAACCGATAGCCCGCCAGGCGATGCACCTACGCCGCGCGCGTTGCAAAGTACGGTTGGTCTGGTCTGGCGTGCGTTATTGCTATGGATGTTTTTATTGTTGCTTATCTCGGTGGCGGTCTGGTTGGGGTAA
- a CDS encoding CoA pyrophosphatase, which produces MVKLTFDPLMIPIDAVAGESALAPDRMNADWLRQRFAQPPIWRPEHMDRQVGSKPKNDNPVAAAVLIPFIMHATGPTLLFTQRTAHLTDHAGQVSFPGGRTELTDASPIETALREAEEEIGLPRSEVEVIGTLPEYFTGTGYRVTPVAGLIRPPATLRADPNEVAEIFEVPLIFLMNGLNHQLRTFDLPDGYRRTFYAMPYERFFIWGATAAMLRNLFHLLRA; this is translated from the coding sequence TTGGTAAAACTCACTTTCGATCCTTTGATGATCCCGATTGATGCCGTCGCCGGTGAATCGGCGCTTGCGCCAGACCGGATGAACGCGGATTGGTTGCGTCAACGTTTTGCGCAGCCGCCGATTTGGCGTCCTGAACATATGGACCGACAGGTGGGCAGCAAGCCTAAAAACGACAATCCAGTTGCGGCGGCGGTATTGATCCCGTTTATCATGCACGCGACGGGTCCAACTTTATTATTTACCCAGCGCACCGCGCATCTTACCGACCACGCAGGTCAAGTCAGCTTTCCCGGTGGTCGCACTGAGTTGACCGATGCATCGCCGATAGAAACCGCATTGCGTGAGGCCGAAGAAGAGATTGGCCTGCCGCGGAGTGAGGTCGAGGTAATTGGTACTTTACCTGAGTATTTTACTGGTACTGGATATCGCGTCACGCCGGTCGCTGGGCTGATTCGACCGCCAGCAACGCTACGTGCCGACCCCAATGAGGTCGCAGAAATTTTTGAAGTCCCCCTGATTTTTTTAATGAATGGCCTTAATCATCAGTTGCGCACTTTTGATTTGCCGGACGGTTATCGTCGGACGTTCTATGCAATGCCCTACGAGCGTTTTTTTATTTGGGGAGCAACCGCCGCCATGCTGCGTAATTTGTTTCATCTTTTGCGCGCGTAG
- the rplS gene encoding 50S ribosomal protein L19 — MDLIQQLEQEEIARLGKVIPEFAPGDTVIVSVNVVEGTRKRAQAYEGVVISRRNRGLNSNFIVRKISSGEGVERTFQLYSPLIASIEVKRRGDVRRAKLYYLRERSGKSARIKEKLPQRRTVAKTAA; from the coding sequence ATGGATTTGATCCAACAACTTGAGCAAGAAGAAATTGCTCGCCTAGGTAAAGTTATTCCTGAATTCGCCCCTGGCGATACCGTTATTGTTAGCGTCAATGTAGTCGAAGGTACGCGCAAACGTGCTCAGGCTTATGAAGGCGTTGTCATTTCGCGTCGTAACCGTGGTTTGAACTCCAACTTCATCGTCCGTAAGATTTCTTCCGGCGAAGGCGTTGAGCGTACATTCCAGTTGTATTCACCTTTGATCGCTTCGATCGAAGTGAAACGTCGCGGTGATGTACGTCGCGCCAAGCTGTACTATCTGCGTGAGCGTTCGGGTAAATCGGCGCGTATCAAAGAAAAATTGCCACAACGTCGTACTGTCGCTAAAACAGCAGCGTAA
- the trmD gene encoding tRNA (guanosine(37)-N1)-methyltransferase TrmD, giving the protein MQFDVVTLFPEMFAALTQSGITRRAFEQKKCELALWNPRDFTVDNHRTVDDRPYGGGPGMVMLAKPLEAAIDAAKSRQQALGSSSAPRVVYLSPQGRPLEHQRVMQLSAEPGLVLLCGRYEAIDQRLLDRCVDEEISLGDFVLSGGELPAMALMDAIIRQLPGVLNDGASAVEDSFVNGLLDCPHYTRPEEYDGVAVPSVLMGGHHAEIEKWRRQQALLATVTKRPDLILKARQAGSLTSGDEKFLKAVQD; this is encoded by the coding sequence ATGCAATTTGATGTCGTCACGCTGTTTCCAGAAATGTTTGCAGCGCTAACGCAGTCTGGTATCACCCGGCGTGCGTTCGAACAAAAAAAATGTGAATTAGCATTGTGGAATCCACGCGATTTCACCGTGGATAACCATCGCACGGTTGATGATCGGCCGTATGGCGGTGGACCCGGCATGGTTATGCTGGCAAAACCACTTGAAGCTGCGATTGATGCAGCTAAAAGTCGTCAGCAAGCACTGGGATCATCTTCTGCGCCGCGTGTCGTCTATTTATCGCCGCAAGGTCGGCCGCTTGAGCATCAGCGCGTTATGCAGTTAAGTGCAGAGCCGGGTTTGGTGTTGTTATGCGGACGTTACGAAGCGATTGATCAGCGTTTGTTGGATCGTTGTGTGGATGAAGAAATCAGCCTCGGCGATTTTGTGTTATCTGGCGGTGAGTTACCGGCAATGGCGCTGATGGATGCCATTATCAGGCAGCTACCCGGCGTGCTAAATGATGGTGCTTCTGCGGTTGAGGACAGTTTTGTCAACGGCTTGCTGGATTGCCCGCATTACACAAGGCCAGAAGAATATGATGGCGTGGCGGTACCTTCCGTTTTAATGGGAGGGCATCACGCTGAGATCGAAAAATGGCGACGTCAGCAAGCGCTTCTGGCGACTGTTACCAAGCGCCCGGATTTGATCCTTAAAGCGCGACAGGCGGGAAGTCTGACTAGCGGCGATGAAAAGTTTTTAAAGGCTGTCCAGGATTAG
- the rimM gene encoding ribosome maturation factor RimM (Essential for efficient processing of 16S rRNA), with translation MVGYITGAYGLQGWVRIKPYSPDADALLNAKKWWLGKPDVADLQDVEMMQAKNHSGDIVARLVGVIGRDAAEALKGTAVHVRRSHFPPLDDGEFYWIDLIGLAVENLQGEQLGSVVDMMDNGAHPILRIAVPLVAGQEKTAPELLVPFVDQFVKTVDQTAKKITVDWGLDY, from the coding sequence ATGGTCGGTTACATAACCGGTGCCTATGGACTTCAGGGCTGGGTGCGGATTAAACCGTATTCGCCAGACGCTGACGCGTTACTGAATGCCAAGAAATGGTGGCTGGGTAAACCAGACGTGGCAGATCTGCAAGACGTTGAGATGATGCAGGCCAAAAATCACAGTGGTGACATTGTGGCACGTTTGGTCGGCGTGATTGGACGTGATGCCGCTGAAGCGCTGAAAGGCACAGCAGTACATGTTCGTCGTAGCCATTTTCCTCCATTGGATGATGGCGAGTTCTATTGGATCGATTTAATTGGTCTGGCAGTTGAAAATCTGCAAGGCGAACAACTGGGTTCGGTAGTAGACATGATGGACAACGGTGCGCATCCCATTTTACGGATTGCGGTTCCGCTTGTCGCCGGTCAGGAAAAGACGGCACCCGAATTGTTAGTCCCGTTTGTGGACCAATTCGTCAAGACCGTTGATCAGACGGCAAAAAAGATTACGGTGGACTGGGGCCTGGATTATTAG
- the rpsP gene encoding 30S ribosomal protein S16, whose product MVVIRLSRGGAKKRPFYNIVVTDSRNRRDGRFIERLGFYNPVASGASESFRIAQDRLTHWEGVGAQMSPTVARLVSQAGKKAAV is encoded by the coding sequence ATGGTCGTTATTCGTTTATCTCGTGGTGGCGCTAAGAAGCGCCCGTTTTACAACATCGTAGTTACTGATTCGCGCAATCGTCGCGACGGTCGCTTTATCGAGCGTCTGGGTTTCTATAATCCAGTTGCATCGGGTGCATCGGAAAGCTTCCGTATTGCCCAAGATCGTCTGACCCATTGGGAAGGCGTTGGCGCGCAAATGTCGCCAACCGTTGCTCGTCTGGTAAGCCAGGCTGGTAAAAAAGCTGCAGTTTAA
- a CDS encoding acyl-CoA dehydrogenase, giving the protein MSYVAPLKDMLFAINALAGLEHVSQLPECADATPETVEAVLEEHARFCSEVIAPLNRSGDQEPSYWRDGNVITSKGFKEAFKAFAEAGWQGIQHPVDYGGQGLPKLVATPCIEMLNAANLSFALCPLLSDGAIEALMTAGTDAQKQIYLEKLVSGIWTGTMNLTEPQAGSDLAQVRTRAVPQGDGTFKIFGTKIFITYGDHDMAENIVHLVLARTPDAPEGVKGISLFVVPKFLVNADGSPGDRNDVHCVSIEHKLGIKASPTAVLQFGDHGGAIGTLVGTENRGLEYMFIMMNAARFAVGMQGVGVAERAYQKAVIFAKDRTQSRDLSGSAGPVAIIHHPDVRRMLMSMRSQIEAARGLAYVTAAASDIGHHHADVATRKASQAFYEFLVPIVKGWSTEMSIEVASTGVQIHGGMGFIEETGAAQLYRDARILTIYEGTTAIQANDLIGRKTARDGGAVAKDIIAQVQATQRQLAASADADLIAIGKQLAIGAEALNDVVDFVVANLKSDIKGVFAGSVAYLKLAGIVLGGWQMGRAALISSEKLALGEGDARFYKAKIGTARFFADHVLVQADALRISVVRGSAGVMALSEDQF; this is encoded by the coding sequence ATGAGTTACGTCGCCCCGCTTAAAGATATGTTGTTTGCCATTAACGCGCTAGCTGGCCTGGAGCACGTCAGCCAGCTGCCAGAATGCGCCGATGCGACGCCTGAAACAGTTGAGGCCGTACTGGAGGAACATGCTAGATTTTGTAGCGAAGTGATAGCGCCTTTGAATCGTTCCGGCGATCAGGAGCCAAGCTATTGGCGCGACGGTAATGTCATCACCAGTAAAGGTTTTAAAGAAGCATTCAAGGCGTTTGCAGAGGCGGGATGGCAAGGCATTCAGCATCCGGTCGATTATGGTGGTCAGGGTTTGCCAAAACTAGTGGCGACGCCATGTATTGAGATGCTCAATGCCGCTAACCTGTCGTTCGCGTTATGCCCTTTGCTAAGCGATGGCGCAATCGAGGCGCTGATGACGGCTGGCACCGACGCGCAGAAGCAGATTTATTTGGAAAAGCTCGTGTCAGGCATATGGACCGGCACGATGAATCTGACCGAACCGCAGGCTGGCTCCGATCTGGCGCAGGTACGCACACGCGCTGTGCCACAAGGCGACGGCACATTTAAGATTTTCGGCACAAAAATCTTTATCACTTATGGTGATCACGATATGGCTGAGAATATCGTCCATCTGGTGCTGGCAAGGACGCCTGATGCACCCGAAGGCGTAAAGGGTATTTCTTTATTTGTGGTGCCGAAATTTCTGGTCAATGCCGATGGTTCGCCGGGTGATCGTAATGACGTGCATTGCGTTTCAATTGAGCACAAGCTGGGGATCAAGGCGAGTCCTACGGCGGTATTGCAGTTTGGTGACCACGGCGGCGCAATCGGCACGTTAGTTGGCACCGAAAATCGCGGCCTGGAATACATGTTCATCATGATGAATGCAGCGCGTTTTGCGGTCGGTATGCAAGGCGTAGGTGTGGCGGAACGAGCCTATCAAAAAGCTGTCATTTTTGCGAAAGATCGCACGCAGTCACGTGATTTAAGCGGTTCGGCGGGGCCGGTGGCGATTATTCATCATCCAGATGTGCGCCGGATGTTGATGTCCATGCGTTCGCAGATTGAGGCTGCGCGCGGGCTGGCTTACGTTACTGCGGCGGCGTCCGATATCGGACATCATCATGCCGATGTAGCAACGCGCAAAGCGAGTCAGGCATTTTATGAATTTTTGGTGCCGATAGTGAAGGGATGGTCGACCGAAATGTCGATTGAAGTGGCATCAACTGGCGTACAAATTCATGGCGGCATGGGCTTTATCGAGGAAACCGGCGCTGCGCAGCTTTATCGTGATGCCCGTATCTTGACGATTTATGAAGGTACAACGGCGATTCAGGCTAACGATTTGATCGGTCGAAAAACCGCTCGCGATGGTGGTGCTGTTGCCAAAGACATCATTGCGCAGGTTCAGGCTACCCAGCGGCAACTTGCGGCTAGTGCAGATGCTGATTTGATCGCTATCGGGAAGCAACTTGCTATCGGTGCAGAGGCATTGAATGACGTGGTTGATTTTGTCGTGGCGAATTTGAAAAGCGATATTAAAGGCGTATTTGCCGGTAGCGTAGCCTATTTGAAATTGGCGGGTATTGTTCTGGGCGGCTGGCAAATGGGCCGGGCAGCTTTAATTTCCTCGGAAAAATTAGCCTTGGGCGAAGGCGATGCTCGTTTTTATAAAGCTAAAATCGGTACAGCGCGCTTTTTTGCGGATCATGTGTTGGTACAGGCAGATGCGCTTCGGATCTCGGTGGTGCGCGGTAGTGCAGGGGTGATGGCGTTGAGTGAAGATCAATTTTGA
- a CDS encoding electron transfer flavoprotein subunit alpha/FixB family protein, translating into MTALVIAEHDNATLKGSTLNTITAASQCGGEVHVLVAGKDCGAAAQAAAKASGVTKVLVADAAYFADGLAENIAEQVLALAANYSHILAPATAYGKNILPRVAAKLDVGQISEIVKIDSPDTFERPIYAGNAIATVQSTDAIKVITVRTTGFDAAADGGSAAVENLSVSADFAKSAFISRELAKSDRPELTAAKVIVSGGRGMGSAENFKILEPLADKLGAAMGASRAAVDAGFVPNDWQVGQTGKIVAPQLYIAVGISGAIQHLAGMKDSKTIVAINKDEEAPIFSVADYGIVGDLFEIVPQLVAELG; encoded by the coding sequence ATGACCGCTCTCGTCATAGCTGAACACGATAACGCCACCTTAAAAGGTAGCACCCTTAACACCATCACCGCCGCCAGCCAATGCGGTGGCGAAGTCCACGTATTGGTCGCCGGTAAAGATTGCGGCGCGGCAGCGCAAGCAGCAGCCAAGGCTAGCGGCGTGACTAAAGTATTGGTGGCTGATGCGGCTTATTTTGCCGATGGTCTGGCAGAAAACATCGCCGAGCAAGTCCTGGCACTGGCTGCCAACTACAGCCATATTCTGGCTCCGGCAACCGCCTACGGCAAAAATATCTTGCCCCGCGTCGCTGCTAAACTCGACGTTGGTCAGATTTCTGAAATCGTCAAAATCGATAGTCCAGATACATTCGAGCGCCCGATCTATGCCGGTAACGCCATCGCAACCGTGCAATCGACTGATGCGATCAAAGTCATCACCGTGCGTACGACGGGCTTTGATGCCGCTGCGGATGGTGGTTCGGCAGCAGTCGAGAACCTTAGTGTGTCTGCCGATTTTGCCAAGTCAGCGTTTATTTCGCGTGAGCTGGCTAAATCGGATCGTCCTGAACTGACGGCTGCCAAAGTGATTGTTTCCGGTGGACGCGGTATGGGTTCGGCAGAAAACTTCAAGATTTTAGAACCATTGGCTGACAAACTCGGTGCCGCAATGGGCGCTTCCCGTGCTGCAGTGGATGCCGGTTTTGTGCCGAATGACTGGCAAGTTGGACAAACCGGCAAAATCGTCGCACCGCAACTGTATATCGCAGTCGGTATTTCGGGCGCGATCCAGCATCTGGCCGGGATGAAAGACTCCAAAACCATTGTGGCGATCAATAAAGATGAAGAAGCGCCGATTTTCTCGGTCGCGGATTACGGCATCGTTGGTGATTTGTTCGAGATCGTGCCGCAACTGGTGGCCGAGCTCGGTTAA
- a CDS encoding electron transfer flavoprotein subunit beta/FixA family protein, which yields MKVLVPVKRVVDYNVKVRVKSDGTGVDIANVKMSMNPFDEIAVEEATRLKEGGKVTEVIAISCGVTQCQETLRTAMAIGADRAILVESDADLQPLAVAKLLKAIADKEQPQLIILGKQAIDDDCNQTGQMLAALLGWPQATFASKVVLEEGKVLVTREVDGGLETLALTLPAIITTDLRLNEPRYVTLPNIMKAKKKTLDVFKPADLGVDVTPRLKTLKVVEPAKRSAGIKVPDVATLVAKLRNEAKVI from the coding sequence ATGAAAGTACTAGTACCAGTTAAGCGCGTAGTCGATTACAACGTCAAAGTGCGGGTTAAATCCGATGGCACAGGTGTCGATATCGCCAACGTCAAAATGTCGATGAATCCATTTGATGAGATCGCAGTAGAAGAGGCGACCCGTCTGAAAGAAGGCGGCAAAGTCACCGAAGTGATCGCGATTTCTTGCGGCGTCACGCAATGCCAGGAAACCTTGCGTACGGCAATGGCGATCGGTGCAGATCGCGCCATTTTGGTGGAGTCCGATGCAGATTTGCAACCATTGGCCGTTGCCAAATTGTTGAAGGCAATTGCCGACAAAGAACAACCGCAATTGATCATTTTGGGCAAACAGGCGATTGACGATGATTGCAACCAGACCGGTCAGATGCTGGCTGCGTTGTTAGGCTGGCCGCAAGCGACGTTTGCGTCAAAAGTCGTGCTGGAAGAAGGTAAAGTTCTGGTCACGCGTGAAGTCGATGGCGGTCTGGAAACTCTGGCATTGACGTTGCCCGCGATTATTACTACCGATTTGCGTTTGAATGAGCCACGTTACGTGACGCTGCCGAACATCATGAAAGCGAAAAAGAAAACGCTGGACGTGTTTAAGCCAGCCGATCTGGGTGTCGATGTGACGCCGCGCCTGAAAACGTTGAAAGTCGTCGAGCCTGCCAAACGCAGCGCCGGTATCAAAGTGCCGGACGTCGCCACGCTGGTGGCTAAACTGCGCAACGAAGCCAAGGTTATTTAA
- a CDS encoding sulfurtransferase TusA family protein, with the protein MVMEFNRELDARGLHCPLPILKTKKALADMLSGQVLRVLATDSGSVRDFQAFAKQTGNDLLSQSEENREYVFFMKRK; encoded by the coding sequence ATGGTTATGGAATTTAATAGAGAACTTGACGCACGTGGTTTGCACTGCCCGCTGCCAATTTTGAAAACAAAAAAAGCGCTGGCGGATATGTTGAGTGGACAAGTATTGCGCGTACTAGCAACCGATTCTGGTTCAGTGCGTGACTTTCAGGCGTTCGCAAAGCAAACGGGCAATGACTTATTGTCGCAAAGTGAAGAAAATCGTGAGTACGTTTTCTTCATGAAACGTAAGTAA